The window GCACCTCATCAACGACATCCTCGATCTATCGAAAATCGAAGCCGGAAAGATGACGGTCCGCCCCGAGCAGACCTGGCTGGCCGACGTCGTCAGCGAACTTGACAAGACGATGCGCCCCCTCGCCACTCAGAAGCAACTGAAATTCCATACCAGCATCAGCAGTGATGTCCCTGAGCAAATATTCACTGATCAACAGCGGCTCGAACAAATCCTGAAGAACCTGCTATCCAACGCGATCAAATTCACTGATCGCGGAGAGGTGGCGTTACGGATAACAATGCATTCCCAGGACGCCGTATCCATCGAGGTGTCCGACACTGGTATCGGCATCGCTGAGGAAGATCAGCAAGCCGTCTTCGAAGCGTTTCGGCAGGTCGATAGTGCGGCGACGCGAAAGTTCAATGGTACCGGCCTGGGACTGTCCATCACGACCGAACTGACGCGAATTCTCGGTGGAAAGATGCGGCTCAACAGCAAGGAAAACGAAGGCAGCACCTTCACTCTCATCCTTCCCGTGGCGTATCAGCCCAGCGAGGAGGATGCTGACATCGCCCTCGCACCTTCGCCCCCGATCAACCCCACCGATCGAGACAGGCCTCCCGTGGCGACGGGGACGGTGGCGGCGGGGAGTATGGCGGCGGGGACAGAGACAAAGAATTCCGTATCACCCCCGCCGACGCGATCCCGTATCTCCGATGACCGGCAAAAACTGCGTGGGGACCATCGTGTCATTCTCATCGTGGAAGACGATGAATCGTTTGCGGAAATCCTAGCCAACGTTGCTCGTGAAATGGAGTTTCAGTGTGTGATCGCGACCACCGCCCAGGAGGCGATGGCGTTGGCGGCCCAGTTTTTACCGCAAGCCATCGTGCTGGACGTTGGCCTCCCCGATGAAACCGGCCTGGTGGTCTTGGACCGCCTCAAACAGGATGCTCGCACGCGGCACATACCTGTGCACATGATCTCTGCCAATGATTTTTCTGAAACGGCCCTCGCTTTGGGTGCGGTTGGATATGCCGTGAAACCAGTGACTCGGGAGATGCTGTTGGAGACCCTGCAGTCACTGCAAACCCAATTGAATCAACGGACTCGCCGCGTGTTGGTAGTCGAGGACGATGCGGTGCAATTGGACAGTCTTCAAAAACTGCTGGCCTCACGCGATGTTGAGACCGTGGGGGCGCAGACTGTGGCAGAATGCTTGGAGAATCTCAAGACAACCACGTTTGACTGCATGGTGCTCGATCTCACTCTCCCCGACTCATCAGGCTACTCCCTGCTGGAAACTCTCAGCAGCAACGACGATTATTCCTTTCCTCCCGTGATCATCTACACCGGGCGTGAACTCTCGACCGAACAGGAGCAATTACTCCGCCGGTACTCCAAATCCATCATCATCAAGGGGGCGATGTCCCCTGAACGACTGCTCGACGAAGTAACTCTGTTTCTACACCAGGTCGTCGAAGAGTTGCCCGAAGCACAGCAGCAGATGATCAAGAAAGCCCGAAGTCGGGAGGCGGCACTCGAAAATCGCCGAATCCTGGTGGTCGAAGATGACGTGCGCAATATCTTTGCATTGACCAGTATCCTGGAACCTCGCGGTGCGAAAGTGCAGATTGCCCGCAATGGCAAAGAGGCATTGGCTGCGCTCGATGAAACGGGCGAACATGCCGATGCGAGAATCGATCTGGTACTGATGGATGTGATGATGCCGGAGATGGACGGCTTGACAGCGACCCGAGAGATCCGCAAACAGGCTCGGTTTCGCGACCTGCCGATCATTATGCTGACAGCCAAGGCAATGAAGGACGACCAACTCGAGTGCATTGATGCAGGAGCGAATGACTACATGGCGAAACCACTGGACATCGACAAGCTCTTGTCACTGGTGAGAGTCTGGATTCGCAAACGCTAAACGACGGTGGGGCACGCTGACGGAAGATTTTAAAGAACCAATCACAGGACCAGAGCCAATGCCAAGTTTGCATTCAGGATAATATTTTGACAGCGAAGATTCACGATATTGAACTGCGGTTGTTGCTGGAAGCAATTTTCCTCAAATATCATTACGACTTTCGCAACTACTCACCTGCGTCATTGAAACGTCGGTTGGTCCTTGCTCTGGAGCGTTTTGACTGTGAGACGATCTCGCAGTTACAGGATTTGGTTTTGCATAACGAGGCGACACTCCCCGATTTGCTCTCCTATTTAACGGTGCAAGTCAGCGAGCTTTTTCGGGACCCTCCGTACTTCAAGGCGTTACGAGAGCAAGTCATCCCGCACCTGCGCACCTACCCTTCACTGAAAGTATGGATCCCGGGTTGCGCCAACGGAGAGGAAGTCTATTCGATGGTCATCTTGTTCCGCGAAGCGGGACTTGAGGAGCGGACGATCTTCTACGCCACCGATATCAACGCCGAGGCGCTCAAACGTGCCGAAGCGGGTCGCTACGCGTTGGATCGGGTAGGATTGTTCACTCAGAACCACCGCTTGTCTGGCGGGACAACTTCCTTGTCGGACTACTACACAGCGGCGTACGGGGCGGCAATTTTCGACAAAACGCTGAAGAAACGCATTGTCTTTTCCGATCACTGCCTG of the Allorhodopirellula heiligendammensis genome contains:
- a CDS encoding response regulator; the protein is MSDTTGYQLALLHRNSQAKAAQRSTLIYLGISATLLGLMLADYLTPLGVAVWIFYLIPITFSLFLRSKGMPLLVTAACTVLMAVTFVTDIDGADRDIAQINRIFGISSFWIIGTVGYFYIANNTIVRQQAWIQSGKAGLAGTMGGDLKPAAFGENVLTFLAEFVDADVGAFFVSDGEVFNRTATHGISSAANMLDQASASEGLIGRAIKSGRLIHFTDVPDGYLTVGTSLGQAQPHSVVIVPMNTEKEVNAVAELGFMRPVSEDVLAFLETISEPVGVAVASSRYRSHLHQLLLEKRQQAEELQQQGEELRVSNEELEVQSQVLQQSQAQLEQQQVELEQSNIQLEEHAQLLQSQRDELARATLATQAKAKEVEAASRYKSDFLANMSHELRTPLNSSLILAKLLAENASGNLTPEQVESAETIHSAGNDLLHLINDILDLSKIEAGKMTVRPEQTWLADVVSELDKTMRPLATQKQLKFHTSISSDVPEQIFTDQQRLEQILKNLLSNAIKFTDRGEVALRITMHSQDAVSIEVSDTGIGIAEEDQQAVFEAFRQVDSAATRKFNGTGLGLSITTELTRILGGKMRLNSKENEGSTFTLILPVAYQPSEEDADIALAPSPPINPTDRDRPPVATGTVAAGSMAAGTETKNSVSPPPTRSRISDDRQKLRGDHRVILIVEDDESFAEILANVAREMEFQCVIATTAQEAMALAAQFLPQAIVLDVGLPDETGLVVLDRLKQDARTRHIPVHMISANDFSETALALGAVGYAVKPVTREMLLETLQSLQTQLNQRTRRVLVVEDDAVQLDSLQKLLASRDVETVGAQTVAECLENLKTTTFDCMVLDLTLPDSSGYSLLETLSSNDDYSFPPVIIYTGRELSTEQEQLLRRYSKSIIIKGAMSPERLLDEVTLFLHQVVEELPEAQQQMIKKARSREAALENRRILVVEDDVRNIFALTSILEPRGAKVQIARNGKEALAALDETGEHADARIDLVLMDVMMPEMDGLTATREIRKQARFRDLPIIMLTAKAMKDDQLECIDAGANDYMAKPLDIDKLLSLVRVWIRKR
- a CDS encoding CheR family methyltransferase — protein: MTAKIHDIELRLLLEAIFLKYHYDFRNYSPASLKRRLVLALERFDCETISQLQDLVLHNEATLPDLLSYLTVQVSELFRDPPYFKALREQVIPHLRTYPSLKVWIPGCANGEEVYSMVILFREAGLEERTIFYATDINAEALKRAEAGRYALDRVGLFTQNHRLSGGTTSLSDYYTAAYGAAIFDKTLKKRIVFSDHCLASDAVFAEVHLISCRNVLIYFRKELQDRAIALFKNSLPRNGFLGLGAKESLRFSKHADGFIDFDPKERIYRRRGEL